In one Alnus glutinosa chromosome 14, dhAlnGlut1.1, whole genome shotgun sequence genomic region, the following are encoded:
- the LOC133857376 gene encoding small ribosomal subunit protein uS3x-like produces the protein MAAQMSKKRKFVADGVFFAELNEVLTRELAEDGYSGVEVRVTPMRTEIIIRATRTQNVLGEKGRRIRELTSLVQKRFKFPENTVELYAEKVNNRGLCAIAQAESLRYKLLGGLAVRRACYGVLRFVMENGAKGCEVIVSGKLRAQRAKSMKFKDGYMISSGQPVKEYIDSAVRHVLLRQGVLGIKVKIMLDWDPKGKVGPTKPIPDLVTIHTPKEEEEHFRAPVVATDIELPVA, from the exons ATGGCAGCCCAAATGAGCAAAAAGCGAAAG TTCGTCGCTGACGGAGTCTTCTTCGCCGAGCTTAACGAGGTCCTGACCCGTGAACTCGCCGAGGACGGTTACTCCGGAGTGGAGGTTAGGGTCACTCCGATGCGCACCGAGATAATCATCAGAGCCACACGGACCCAAAACGTTCTGG GTGAGAAGGGGAGGAGGATCAGAGAGCTGACCTCGTTGGTACAGAAGCGGTTCAAGTTCCCGGAGAACACCGTGGAGCTCTACGCCGAGAAGGTTAACAACAGAGGGCTCTGCGCTATTGCCCAGGCTGAGTCTCTCCGCTACAAGCTCCTCGGTGGTCTCGCCGTTCGGAG GGCCTGCTATGGTGTATTGAGATTTGTCATGGAAAACGGCGCAAAGGGTTGCGAG GTGATTGTTAGTGGAAAACTTAGGGCACAACGTGCAAAGTCCATGAAGTTCAAGGACGGATACATGATTTCTTCTGGTCAGCCAGTGAAAGAATATATTGACTCAGCTGTGAGACATGTTCTTCTGAGACAG GGGGTGCTTGGTATTAAGGTCAAGATCATGCTTGATTGGGATCCTAAGGGAAAGGTCGGCCCCACCAAGCCCATACCTGATCTGGTTACTATACACACTCCCAAGGAGGAAGAGGAACACTTCCGGGCCCCGGTGGTGGCAACTGATATTGAGCTCCCAGTGGCTTAA